One window of Triticum dicoccoides isolate Atlit2015 ecotype Zavitan chromosome 5A, WEW_v2.0, whole genome shotgun sequence genomic DNA carries:
- the LOC119301441 gene encoding enolase 1, chloroplastic-like produces the protein MAHQLLLPSKPLLPAAAAATPRRACGRPVVSVRASAAASSKAVGAEAVRSIRARQIVDSRGNPTVEVDLVAGDGSLHRSAVPSGASTGIYEALELRDGDKSVYGGKGVLTAVRNINEVIAPKLVGVDVRNQKDVDAIMLDIDGTENKSQLGANAILGVSLSVCRAGASAKGVPLYKHIQELSGTKELVMPVPAFNVINGGSHAGNNLAMQEFMLLPVGATSFAEALRMGSEVYHVLKGIIKAKYGQDACNVGDEGGFAPNVQDNREGLVLLMDAIEKAGYTGKIKIGMDVAASEFLMKDGSYDLNFKNQPNNGAHVLSAQSLCDLYKEFVKDFPIVSIEDPFDQDDWSSWASLQSSVDIQIVGDDLLVTNPKRIVEAIDKKACNALLLKVNQIGTVTESIQAALDSKAAGWGVMVSHRSGETEDNFIADLAVGLASGQIKTGAPCRSERLAKYNQLVRIEEELGNVRYAGEAFRSP, from the exons ATGGCCCACCAACTCCTCCTCCCCTCCAAGCCCCTCCtgcccgccgcggccgccgccaccccgcgccgCGCCTGCGGCCGCCCCGTCGTCTCCGTCCGCGCGTCGGCGGCTGCCTCCTCgaaggccgtcggggcggaggccgTGCGGTCGATCCGCGCGCGGCAGATCGTGGACAGCCGGGGGAACCCCACCGTCGAGgtcgacctcgtcgccggcgacggcAGCCTCCACCGCTCCGCCGTTCCCAGCGGGGCCTCCACGGGGATCTACGAGGCCCTCGAGCTCCGCGACGGGGACAAGTCGGTCTACGGAGGGAAGGGCGTGCTCACCGCCGTCCGCAACATCAACGAGGTCATCGCGCCCAAGCTCGTCGGAGTCGACGTGAG GAACCAGAAAGATGTTGATGCGATCATGCTTGACATCGATGGAACTGAAAACAAATCACAGCTGGGTGCCAATGCTATTCTTGGAGTCTCTTTAAGCGTATGCAGGGCTGGCGCTTCTGCAAAAGGAGTTCCTCTGTATAAACATATCCAGGAGCTGTCAGGCACCAAGGAGCTTGTCATGCCTGTCCCAGCTTTCAATGTAATAAACGGAGGTAGCCATGCTGGTAATAATCTGGCTATGCAGGAATTCATGCTTTTACCTGTGGGGGCAACTTCATTTGCCGAGGCTCTTCGTATGGGTAGTGAAG TTTACCATGTTCTCAAGGGCATCATTAAGGCGAAATACGGTCAAGATGCATGCAATGTTGGAGATGAAGGTGGTTTTGCTCCCAATGTTCAAGACAACAGGGAGGGCCTTGTTTTGCTTATGGATGCCATTGAGAAGGCAGGCTACACTGGAAAG ATTAAAATTGGAATGGATGTTGCAGCATCAGAATTCCTTATGAAGGATGGAAGCTATGATTTAAACTTTAAGAACCAGCCTAATAACGGAGCTCATGTTCTTTCGGCCCAGTCTCTCTGTGATCTGTACAAAGAATTCGTCAAGGATTTCCCAATTGTATCAATTGAGGATCCTTTTGATCAAGATGATTGGAGCTCATGGGCTTCGTTGCAATCCTCAGTTGATATCCAAATTGTCGGGGATGATTTGCTTGTCACAAACCCAAAACGTATAGTAGAGGCTATTGACAAGAAGGCCTGCAATGCTCTGTTGCTCAAG GTTAATCAGATTGGTACCGTCACGGAATCTATTCAAGCTGCTCTGGATTCAAAGGCTGCTGGTTGGGGCGTGATGGTCAGCCACAGGAGTGGTGAAACAGAAGACAATTTCATTGCGGATCTAGCCGTTGGTTTAGCGAGCGGGCAG ATCAAAACCGGAGCTCCCTGCAGAAGCGAGAGACTGGCCAAATACAACCAG CTTGTGCGGATTGAAGAGGAGCTAGGCAACGTGCGGTACGCCGGCGAAGCGTTCAGGTCTCCATGA
- the LOC119301442 gene encoding protein STRICTOSIDINE SYNTHASE-LIKE 10-like yields the protein MDMEEARHCRSATLLMSFLSLAFLIWPPPMAAATQEMKSIYAGSRVIPVRLARPAFGPESIVFDHRGGGPYTGVSNGRVVRWRGNRRHRGWTEFAHNYKHKTVAECAARKKVVEPESACGRPLGLQFHHASGDMYIADAYLGLMRVGRCGGLAEVVATEADGLPFNFLNGVDVDQETGDVYFTDSSTVYQRSEYMLVVLTGDATGRLMRYDPRTGNVTVLRSGLAFPNGVAVSADGTHLVVAETSSCRLLRHWLRGPAAGVTEVLADLPGYPDNVRPDGGGRGGYWVGMNRDKQWAESGTTANSMSAVRVVVATNGTVVEALRGFGDATVSEVVERNGSLWIGSVDTPYVGLFKLASLPQCGG from the exons ATGGACATGGAGGAGGCCAGGCATTGTCGCTCTGCCACCTTGCTCATgtccttcctctccctcgcatttCTCATATGGCCACCTCCAATGGCGGCCGCCACCCAGGAGATGAAGTCTATTTACGCCGGCTCGAGGGTCATACCGGTGCGGTTGGCCCGGCCGGCGTTCGGCCCGGAGAGCATCGTCTTTGACCACCGCGGCGGCGGCCCGTACACCGGCGTTTCCAACGGTCGCGTCGTCCGGTGGAGGGGCAACCGCCGCCACCGCGGCTGGACCGAGTTCGCCCACAACTACAAGCACAA GACGGTGGCGGAGTGCGCGGCGAGGAAGAAGGTGGTGGAGCCGGAGAGCGCGTGCGGGCGGCCGCTGGGCCTGCAGTTCCACCACGCGTCGGGCGACATGTACATCGCGGACGCGTACCTGGGGCTGatgagggtggggcggtgcggcgggCTGGCGGAGGTGGTTGCCACGGAGGCCGACGGCTTGCCCTTCAACTTCCTCAACGGGGTCGACGTCGACCAGGAGACCGGCGACGTCTACTTCACGGACAGCAGCACCGTCTACCAACGGAG CGAGTACATGCTGGTGGTGCTGACCGGCGACGCGACGGGGCGGCTGATGAGGTACGACCCGCGGACGGGCAACGTCACCGTGCTCAGGTCCGGCCTGGCCTTCCCCAACGGCGTGGCCGTCAGCGCCGACGGGACGCACCTCGTCGTGGCCGAGACGTCCTCGTGCAGGCTGCTCCGGCACTGGCTGCGCGGGCCCGCGGCGGGGGTGACGGAGGTGCTCGCCGACCTGCCGGGGTACCCGGACAACGTTCGCCCCGACGGAGGCGGCCGGGGCGGGTACTGGGTGGGCATGAACCGGGACAAGCAGTGGGCAGAGAGCGGGACCACGGCCAACTCCATGAGCGCCGTCAGGGTCGTCGTCGCCACGAACGGCACGGTGGTCGAGGCGCTTCGCGGGTTCGGCGACGCCACGGTGAGCGAGGTGGTGGAGCGGAACGGGTCGCTGTGGATCGGCTCCGTCGACACGCCCTACGTCGGCCTGTTCAAGCTCGCATCTCTACCGCAATGCGGTGGGTAA
- the LOC119301443 gene encoding heat shock factor-binding protein-like — translation MDSEPSSQNPTDMTAFVQNLLGQMQTRFESMSQNIVSKIDEMGTKIDELEQSVNDLKAEMGTTDIPVKKPDEAKPADSA, via the exons ATGGATTCAGAGCCCTCATCGCAGAACCCAACAGACATGACTGCATTT GTGCAAAACCTCCTCGGTCAGATG CAAACAAGGTTTGAGTCTATGTCCCAGAACATCGTGTCAAAGA TAGATGAAATGGGAACCAAGATCGACGAGCTGGAGCAGAGCGTGAACGATCTCAAAGCTGAGATGGGCACCACCGACATACCTGTCAAGAAGCCCGATGAGGCAAAGCCTGCCGACTCCGCATAA